In one Bartonella grahamii subsp. shimonis genomic region, the following are encoded:
- the carB gene encoding carbamoyl-phosphate synthase large subunit, whose protein sequence is MPKRTDIKSILIIGAGPIIIGQACEFDYSGTQACKALKEEGYRIILVNSNPATIMTDPDLADATYIEPITPEIVAKIIAHERPDALLPTMGGQTALNTALSLKRMGILDRYHVEMIGANADAIDKAEDRALFRQAMAKIGLETPRSMLANATELKEKNRRQHAKTRAELKAKLSGAVLDKALEELERNWRHTEADRKQHYIAHATAKAVQALDVVGLPAIIRPSFTLGGTGGGIAYNRSEFYEIIERGLEASPTTEVLIEESVLGWKEYEMEVVRDKNDNCIIVCSIENIDPMGIHTGDSITVAPALTLTDKEYQCMRNASIAVLREIGVETGGSNVQFAVNPENGRLIVIEMNPRVSRSSALASKATGFPIAKVAAKLAVGYTLDELKNDITGGATPASFEPSIDYIVTKIPRFAFEKFPGSSPVLTTAMKSVGEVMAIGRTFQESLQKALRGLETGLTGLDEIVIPEHAEGDEKSSIRSAIAIPSPDRLRYIAQAIRTGLPLNEIHQISKIDPWFLEQIASIIEMEQRIRIHGLPQDADNLRMLKAMGFSDARLASLTGKEPDDIAALRKSLNVKHVFKRIDTCAAEFSSPTAYMYSTYEVPFAGVEHSEAHVSERKKIAILGGGPNRIGQGIEFDYCCCHAAFALRDAGFEAIMINCNPETVSTDYDTSDRLYFESLTTEDVIAILEAEQEKGDLVGVIVQFGGQTPLKLASALEKHNIPILGTSPDAIDLAEDRDRFQKLLFKLNLTQPQNGIAHSIEQARLIAHELGFPLVVRPSYVLGGRAMQIIRDERSLQNYLLESVPELISEDIKVRYPNDTIGQINILLGKNPLLFDTYLTEAIEVDVDCLCDGKETLIVGIMEHIEEAGIHSGDSACSLPVHTLSNKIVTELECQTKALAQALYVRGLMNVQYAIKDDTIYVLEVNPRASRTVPFVAKTIGRPIAKMAARIMAGETLHDALQAYGGLPSLQEKQHIAVKEAVFPFARFSGVDTLLGPEMRSTGEVMGLDYEFSLAFAKAQLGAGVKLPKEGTLFVSVKDEDKKRILNPVKRLTELGFSIVATSGTQKFLTEHHVEAKKINKVLEGHPHIEDAIRNRQIQLIFNTTSTASAISDSKSLRYAALIQNVPYYTTIAGAEAVVEAIKALKKRRLEVRSLQSYFS, encoded by the coding sequence ATGCCCAAACGCACAGATATAAAATCTATTCTTATCATCGGAGCAGGACCTATTATCATTGGTCAGGCATGTGAATTTGATTATTCAGGCACACAAGCCTGTAAAGCATTAAAAGAAGAAGGTTATCGAATTATTTTGGTAAATTCTAATCCTGCCACGATTATGACAGATCCAGATCTAGCTGATGCAACTTATATAGAGCCCATTACTCCTGAAATAGTTGCCAAAATTATTGCCCACGAACGTCCCGATGCCCTTTTGCCCACTATGGGAGGACAAACAGCCCTCAATACTGCTTTATCATTAAAGCGTATGGGTATTTTAGACCGCTATCATGTAGAAATGATAGGGGCCAATGCTGATGCTATTGATAAGGCCGAAGATCGTGCTTTATTCCGCCAAGCGATGGCAAAAATCGGTTTGGAAACGCCACGCTCTATGTTAGCCAATGCAACAGAACTAAAAGAAAAAAATCGCCGACAGCACGCAAAAACGCGTGCTGAACTTAAAGCAAAACTTTCTGGTGCTGTACTTGACAAAGCACTCGAAGAACTTGAGCGTAACTGGCGACATACCGAAGCTGATCGCAAACAACATTATATCGCTCATGCAACAGCAAAAGCAGTTCAAGCTCTTGATGTTGTTGGACTTCCAGCTATTATTCGTCCTTCATTTACCCTTGGTGGAACCGGTGGTGGAATTGCTTACAACCGTTCTGAATTTTATGAAATTATCGAACGCGGTCTTGAAGCTTCGCCTACAACAGAAGTTTTAATTGAAGAAAGTGTTTTAGGGTGGAAAGAATATGAGATGGAAGTTGTTCGTGATAAGAACGATAACTGTATCATTGTTTGTTCTATTGAAAACATTGATCCAATGGGGATTCATACCGGTGATTCGATCACTGTAGCACCAGCTCTCACCTTAACAGATAAAGAATATCAATGTATGCGTAATGCTTCGATTGCTGTTTTGCGTGAAATTGGTGTTGAAACGGGGGGATCCAATGTACAGTTCGCTGTCAATCCTGAAAATGGGCGCCTCATTGTTATTGAAATGAATCCGCGTGTTTCTCGCTCTTCAGCGCTTGCCTCAAAAGCAACGGGGTTTCCCATTGCCAAAGTAGCAGCTAAACTGGCTGTTGGTTATACACTTGATGAATTAAAAAATGATATCACGGGTGGTGCAACACCAGCATCATTTGAACCTTCTATTGACTATATTGTGACAAAAATTCCTCGTTTTGCCTTCGAAAAGTTTCCTGGTTCATCACCTGTCCTCACAACTGCGATGAAATCTGTAGGAGAAGTCATGGCAATTGGACGCACTTTTCAAGAATCGTTACAAAAAGCACTCCGTGGACTTGAAACAGGACTTACGGGTCTTGATGAAATTGTGATTCCAGAGCATGCTGAAGGTGATGAAAAAAGTTCTATACGCTCAGCTATTGCCATACCAAGCCCTGATCGTCTACGCTATATTGCTCAAGCCATACGCACAGGCTTACCCTTAAATGAGATTCACCAAATTAGCAAAATTGATCCGTGGTTTTTAGAACAAATAGCCTCCATCATTGAAATGGAGCAGCGTATCCGCATTCATGGATTACCTCAAGACGCAGATAACTTACGTATGTTAAAAGCTATGGGCTTTTCAGATGCACGATTAGCCTCCCTTACCGGAAAAGAACCCGATGATATTGCCGCTTTACGCAAATCACTGAATGTTAAACACGTATTCAAACGGATTGACACTTGTGCCGCTGAATTTTCTTCTCCTACAGCCTATATGTATTCAACATATGAAGTTCCCTTCGCAGGTGTAGAGCACTCGGAAGCACACGTTTCTGAACGCAAAAAAATCGCTATTTTAGGCGGTGGACCAAACCGCATTGGGCAAGGTATTGAATTTGATTACTGTTGCTGCCACGCTGCTTTTGCACTGCGTGATGCAGGCTTTGAAGCGATTATGATTAACTGCAATCCTGAAACAGTTTCAACCGACTATGATACCTCTGATCGCCTTTATTTTGAATCTTTAACAACAGAAGATGTTATCGCTATTTTAGAAGCAGAACAAGAAAAAGGGGATTTGGTTGGAGTCATCGTCCAATTTGGCGGACAAACACCCTTGAAATTGGCAAGCGCTCTAGAAAAACACAACATCCCCATCCTAGGTACTTCACCTGACGCTATCGACTTAGCAGAAGATAGAGATCGCTTTCAAAAACTGTTATTTAAACTTAACTTAACACAACCTCAAAATGGTATTGCCCACTCCATCGAACAAGCACGTCTCATTGCCCACGAACTAGGCTTCCCATTGGTTGTACGTCCCTCTTATGTTTTAGGAGGACGTGCTATGCAAATTATCCGTGACGAACGTAGCTTACAAAATTATTTACTTGAGAGTGTCCCTGAATTAATTTCAGAAGATATCAAAGTCCGTTATCCTAACGATACAATAGGACAAATCAATATATTGCTTGGTAAAAATCCGCTTCTCTTTGATACCTATTTAACAGAAGCAATTGAAGTAGACGTTGATTGTCTATGTGATGGCAAAGAAACACTGATCGTTGGTATTATGGAACACATTGAAGAAGCTGGTATCCACTCTGGTGATTCAGCATGTTCTTTACCAGTCCATACGCTCTCAAATAAAATAGTTACTGAATTAGAGTGCCAAACCAAAGCATTAGCACAAGCACTTTATGTCCGCGGCTTAATGAATGTACAATATGCTATAAAAGATGACACCATTTATGTCTTAGAAGTCAATCCCCGTGCTTCACGTACTGTCCCATTTGTTGCAAAAACGATTGGTCGCCCTATTGCTAAAATGGCTGCACGTATTATGGCAGGAGAAACGCTTCATGATGCTCTTCAAGCTTATGGTGGATTACCTTCTTTGCAGGAAAAACAACATATTGCCGTCAAGGAAGCAGTGTTTCCTTTTGCTCGTTTTTCAGGTGTTGATACACTTCTTGGTCCAGAAATGCGCTCAACTGGTGAAGTTATGGGTCTTGACTATGAATTTTCGCTTGCTTTTGCTAAAGCCCAACTTGGAGCTGGTGTAAAACTCCCTAAAGAGGGAACTTTGTTCGTTTCTGTAAAAGATGAAGATAAAAAACGCATCTTAAATCCTGTAAAACGTTTAACTGAGCTTGGCTTTTCTATTGTTGCCACAAGTGGAACACAAAAATTTCTCACCGAACACCACGTTGAAGCAAAAAAAATCAACAAAGTTCTAGAGGGACACCCTCATATTGAAGATGCTATTCGCAATCGCCAAATTCAATTGATTTTTAATACAACTAGCACTGCCAGTGCCATCTCAGACTCAAAATCATTACGTTATGCAGCGCTCATTCAAAATGTTCCCTATTATACAACAATAGCTGGAGCCGAAGCCGTCGTAGAAGCAATCAAAGCACTCAAAAAAAGGCGCCTTGAAGTACGTTCACTACAAAGTTATTTCAGTTGA
- a CDS encoding methylated-DNA--[protein]-cysteine S-methyltransferase, with translation MLDISQTRIFCLKDVSIGKLLVARSQKGICHIALGDTIEQLLQGVMIRFDNAQQIVGDNTFKREVAHIIAMIETPRLVKKYNFPLDINGTVFQRQVWAVLCDIPCGETISYEVLAHRIGIPSAFRAVANACARNELAVIIPCHRVVRKNGFISGYRWGDKRKQILLQREQNGKI, from the coding sequence ATGCTGGACATTTCCCAAACAAGAATATTCTGTCTGAAAGATGTATCAATAGGAAAGCTTTTGGTGGCTAGGTCTCAAAAAGGGATTTGTCATATAGCGTTAGGAGACACTATAGAGCAATTATTACAGGGGGTTATGATACGCTTTGACAATGCACAACAAATTGTAGGTGACAATACATTTAAGAGAGAAGTTGCTCATATTATAGCTATGATAGAAACACCTAGGTTGGTAAAAAAATATAATTTTCCCTTAGATATAAATGGTACAGTTTTTCAACGACAAGTATGGGCAGTATTATGTGATATACCATGTGGTGAAACAATTTCATATGAAGTCTTAGCGCACCGTATTGGTATACCAAGCGCTTTTCGTGCCGTTGCTAATGCGTGTGCACGTAACGAATTGGCTGTTATCATTCCTTGTCATCGTGTTGTGCGTAAAAATGGTTTTATTTCAGGGTATCGTTGGGGGGACAAACGAAAACAGATTTTGCTACAACGAGAACAAAATGGAAAAATTTAA
- a CDS encoding sensor histidine kinase — MAKLDAYNAPREIYADSKSSAPGHKAQKKRIHLLPDSAYQKLLFIEPWLRRSLPFVIVAFLIVLASIRFVSLYDWRNTIDKNTRSTITLLASHITNTINHDLLAVSQKGKVSALSHSHLQNILTTFRNQGLINPSTLIAIVNQEGNVLASSSSEIALEKPLQDFISDSIALQSLGQHIGIMKITIGKDAPALASFHQTENGQYGVFISEKMQDSAMEWRKILSLNITLFIGTSGVILALLYAYYNQLLRARKTDLVSEKIQNRIDMAMMRGRCGLWDWNMASGRVYWSRAMYEMLGYVPQDALLSISQISAIINPNDANFFDLAQELMAGQKKHIDINVPMRHADGHYVWMRIRAEVTEEEEPHLVGISFDISEQQQLAEQTAQADLRIRDAIENISESFVLWDSEGRLVMSNSKFCEYAAIPKQILQSGIQRATVEAMARPPISEYPLKDDGTGNLTSIRQTADGCWLKINERRTQDGGLVCIGTDISELKQQQEKFEDSERRLFSFIQELKRARGSAQQRATEVEKLNKSLKAEKERAESANKAKSEFLANMSHELRTPLNAILGFSDIMLQSTFGPLGSQRYKEYMHDIYNSGTHLLTLINDILDMSKIEAGRFTLDCKNTDLEPIISEAVRTLTPQAQEKNIVVITNIIPELHAEVDGRAMKQIFLNLISNAVKFTPSGGNIDVCAFKRKNNLIFKITDTGVGIPQSAIKKLGQPFEQVENQLTKSHTGSGLGLAISRSLLELHKGKLEITSKEMKGTTVTIIMPITQS; from the coding sequence ATGGCTAAATTGGACGCATATAATGCGCCAAGGGAGATATATGCTGATTCAAAATCCAGCGCTCCAGGTCATAAAGCGCAGAAAAAACGTATTCATCTGCTTCCTGACTCTGCCTATCAAAAGCTTCTCTTTATTGAACCTTGGTTGCGTCGCTCACTTCCATTTGTCATTGTAGCATTTCTTATTGTACTTGCATCAATTCGTTTTGTATCACTCTATGATTGGCGTAACACAATTGATAAGAACACGCGTTCTACCATCACTCTCTTAGCTTCTCATATTACCAACACAATTAATCATGACTTATTGGCTGTTTCTCAGAAAGGAAAAGTCTCTGCCCTTTCTCATAGTCATTTGCAAAATATCCTCACCACTTTTCGTAATCAAGGTCTTATTAATCCTAGCACTCTGATCGCCATTGTTAATCAAGAAGGAAATGTCTTGGCTTCATCCAGTTCAGAGATTGCTTTAGAAAAACCTTTGCAAGATTTTATCTCTGACAGCATTGCTTTACAATCTCTTGGACAGCACATTGGAATTATGAAAATCACAATAGGAAAAGATGCCCCTGCTCTTGCTTCATTTCACCAAACAGAAAATGGGCAATATGGCGTATTCATTAGCGAAAAGATGCAAGATAGCGCCATGGAATGGCGAAAAATTCTCTCATTAAATATAACCCTGTTCATTGGAACTAGTGGCGTTATCCTCGCTCTTCTTTATGCTTATTATAATCAACTTTTACGAGCACGCAAAACGGATCTTGTTTCAGAAAAAATTCAAAACCGTATTGATATGGCAATGATGCGTGGGCGTTGTGGACTATGGGATTGGAATATGGCAAGTGGGCGCGTCTACTGGTCACGAGCAATGTACGAAATGCTCGGTTATGTCCCTCAAGATGCATTGCTCTCAATTTCCCAAATTAGCGCCATTATAAATCCGAATGATGCAAATTTTTTTGATCTTGCTCAAGAATTAATGGCAGGCCAAAAAAAGCATATCGATATTAACGTTCCCATGCGCCATGCCGATGGCCATTATGTCTGGATGCGCATTCGTGCTGAAGTTACTGAAGAAGAAGAACCCCATTTGGTTGGTATTTCCTTCGATATTAGTGAACAGCAACAATTGGCTGAACAAACAGCGCAAGCCGACCTTCGTATCCGTGATGCGATTGAAAACATTTCAGAATCTTTCGTCTTGTGGGATTCAGAAGGACGTTTAGTCATGTCTAACAGTAAATTTTGCGAATATGCCGCTATTCCTAAACAAATTCTACAATCAGGTATCCAACGTGCAACTGTCGAAGCCATGGCACGCCCTCCTATCAGTGAATATCCCCTTAAAGATGATGGTACTGGTAACTTAACCAGTATTCGCCAAACGGCAGATGGTTGTTGGCTCAAAATTAATGAACGGCGAACCCAAGACGGAGGATTGGTTTGTATTGGTACTGACATTTCTGAGCTTAAACAACAACAGGAAAAGTTTGAGGACAGTGAAAGGCGTCTTTTTTCTTTCATTCAAGAACTCAAGCGCGCGCGAGGAAGTGCTCAACAACGCGCAACAGAAGTTGAAAAACTTAATAAAAGTTTGAAAGCAGAAAAAGAGCGCGCCGAAAGTGCTAATAAGGCTAAATCAGAATTTTTAGCCAATATGTCTCATGAGTTGCGTACGCCACTGAATGCTATTCTCGGTTTTTCAGATATCATGTTGCAATCGACTTTTGGCCCTCTTGGTTCACAACGCTATAAGGAATATATGCATGATATTTACAATTCAGGAACTCACCTTCTAACCCTTATCAACGACATCCTTGATATGTCAAAAATCGAAGCTGGAAGATTTACGCTTGATTGTAAAAATACCGATCTTGAGCCCATCATTAGTGAAGCAGTACGAACACTAACGCCTCAAGCTCAAGAAAAAAATATTGTTGTTATAACAAACATTATCCCAGAACTTCATGCTGAAGTTGATGGTCGTGCAATGAAACAAATTTTCCTTAATCTCATCTCTAATGCCGTTAAATTTACGCCTTCTGGCGGAAATATTGATGTCTGTGCTTTTAAGAGAAAAAACAACCTTATTTTTAAAATTACAGATACAGGTGTTGGTATTCCCCAATCAGCAATAAAAAAACTTGGGCAGCCTTTTGAACAAGTTGAAAATCAGCTTACTAAATCTCACACGGGCTCAGGTCTTGGCTTAGCCATTTCACGCTCCTTGCTAGAACTCCACAAAGGAAAACTTGAAATTACTTCAAAAGAAATGAAAGGAACAACTGTAACGATTATAATGCCCATCACACAAAGTTAA
- the pepN gene encoding aminopeptidase N: MEQPTTSIYRLEDYQPTPYAIPKTQLFFQLAPTKTYVTAILSIETRHNTKELTPLVLSGDDLTLISVSINDESLAPDTYNVTPSRLEITTPPATPFTLKLVTELNPESNRQLMGLYLSNGVYCTQCESEGFRRITYFYDRPDVLSTYRVKIEADSQTIPILLSNGNLVETGALENNRHFAIWEDPYPKPSYLFALVGGDLDKLEDHFTTVSGRRIELGIYVEKGKTKRATYAMDALKRSMRWDEQCFGREYDLDVFNIVAVSDFNMGAMENKGLNVFNDKYVLVDPETATDQDYRNVERIIAHEYFHNWSGNRITCRDWFQLCLKEGFTVYRDQEFSSDQNVRSLQRIQNIKTLKATQFAEDAGPLAHSVRPRQYSQINNFYTTTVYEKGAEVVRMIRTILGPSLFRKGTDLYFQRHDGQACTIEDFIACFAEVSGQDFSQFMLWYEQAGTPNVEIDSHYSDGVLTIHAKQHIPATPQQNTKKPMLIPIAFGLLGHNGESLTYEADVDIQSDVMLLSKENQTFTLKGLREKPILSLLRDFSAPIKLQTPFNESELIFLAQHDDNHINRWQALNHLVTQALIQSIQDKTQAKEGMPSALIKLIEAIITDESLEPEFRAFCLNLPSEVELAHTLGKNVDPDRIHYVRNQFLASLAHTHQGLFTKVYMQMETHEPYSPNTAQAGKRALRNIILDYLSIAEAQPNRAATQYATADNMTDRIASITTLVKRFNESEQAQNALNDFESRYRHDPLILDKWFSIQAMVAGASTLDYVQKLMQHPLFSKDNPNRVRALIGVFASHNLTGFNRMDGTSYHFLCQIILEIDKKNPQLASRLLTTMRSWRQLEPIRQQKLEAALKTIAAAPKLSSDVADIINRLLT; the protein is encoded by the coding sequence ATGGAACAGCCAACAACATCTATTTATCGTTTGGAAGACTACCAGCCAACCCCTTACGCCATCCCTAAAACACAACTTTTCTTCCAATTGGCACCAACAAAAACCTATGTTACAGCCATATTGTCTATTGAGACCCGTCACAATACAAAAGAGTTAACACCTCTTGTTCTTTCTGGTGATGATCTTACTTTAATTTCCGTTTCTATTAATGATGAGTCATTAGCGCCAGACACTTATAACGTGACGCCTTCACGTTTAGAAATTACAACGCCACCAGCAACTCCTTTTACATTGAAATTGGTTACGGAACTGAATCCTGAAAGCAACCGCCAACTTATGGGCCTTTATCTCTCAAATGGTGTTTATTGCACACAATGCGAATCGGAAGGTTTTCGTCGTATTACCTATTTTTACGACCGCCCAGATGTTCTTTCTACCTATAGAGTGAAAATTGAAGCAGATTCCCAAACAATCCCAATCTTGCTTTCAAATGGTAATCTGGTGGAAACAGGAGCTTTAGAGAATAATCGCCATTTTGCCATTTGGGAAGATCCTTATCCCAAACCATCTTATCTCTTTGCTTTAGTAGGTGGAGATCTTGATAAGTTAGAAGACCATTTTACAACCGTATCTGGACGACGTATCGAGCTTGGTATCTATGTGGAAAAAGGAAAAACCAAACGCGCAACTTATGCAATGGATGCTCTTAAACGTTCCATGCGTTGGGATGAACAATGTTTTGGGCGCGAATATGATCTTGATGTTTTCAATATTGTTGCTGTGTCCGACTTTAACATGGGTGCAATGGAAAACAAAGGTCTTAACGTTTTTAATGATAAATATGTTCTTGTCGATCCTGAAACAGCAACCGATCAGGATTATAGAAATGTTGAACGTATCATTGCACATGAATATTTCCATAATTGGAGCGGTAATCGTATTACCTGTCGCGATTGGTTTCAACTCTGTTTAAAAGAAGGATTCACTGTTTATCGTGATCAGGAATTTTCCTCAGATCAAAATGTACGCAGCCTACAGCGAATTCAAAATATAAAAACATTAAAAGCTACTCAATTTGCCGAAGACGCTGGGCCCCTCGCTCATTCTGTACGTCCTCGTCAATATAGCCAAATTAACAATTTTTACACCACAACTGTTTATGAAAAAGGTGCTGAAGTTGTTCGCATGATACGAACTATTTTAGGACCCTCTCTGTTTCGTAAAGGTACAGATCTTTATTTTCAACGTCATGATGGACAAGCTTGCACAATTGAAGATTTTATCGCTTGTTTTGCTGAAGTATCTGGTCAAGACTTCTCTCAATTCATGTTGTGGTATGAACAAGCTGGAACACCCAATGTAGAAATCGATAGTCATTATAGCGATGGTGTTTTAACAATTCATGCAAAGCAACATATTCCCGCAACTCCACAACAAAATACAAAAAAGCCCATGCTTATCCCTATCGCTTTTGGACTCTTAGGACACAACGGAGAATCTCTCACTTATGAAGCGGATGTGGATATTCAATCAGATGTTATGCTTCTCTCCAAAGAAAACCAAACGTTTACATTAAAAGGTCTGCGTGAAAAACCTATTTTATCACTGCTTAGAGACTTCTCTGCGCCTATCAAACTACAAACTCCATTCAATGAGAGCGAACTTATTTTTCTTGCACAACATGATGACAATCACATCAATCGCTGGCAAGCTCTTAATCATTTAGTGACGCAAGCTTTGATTCAAAGCATTCAAGATAAAACACAAGCAAAAGAGGGTATGCCCTCTGCTTTGATAAAATTGATTGAAGCTATCATTACAGATGAAAGTCTTGAACCTGAGTTTCGTGCATTTTGTTTAAATCTACCGAGCGAAGTTGAACTTGCCCATACGCTTGGTAAAAATGTTGATCCAGATCGTATTCATTATGTACGCAATCAGTTTTTAGCTTCGCTCGCGCATACACATCAAGGGCTCTTCACAAAAGTGTATATGCAAATGGAGACTCATGAACCCTATTCACCAAACACTGCACAAGCTGGAAAACGAGCATTGCGGAATATTATACTAGACTATCTCTCCATCGCCGAAGCCCAACCAAATCGTGCTGCCACACAATATGCAACTGCTGATAATATGACTGACCGCATAGCTAGTATAACCACGTTAGTAAAGCGTTTTAATGAAAGTGAACAGGCACAAAATGCCTTAAATGATTTTGAAAGTCGTTATCGCCACGATCCTTTGATCTTGGATAAATGGTTCTCCATTCAAGCAATGGTTGCAGGAGCATCAACACTTGACTATGTTCAAAAACTTATGCAACACCCGCTCTTTTCAAAAGATAATCCCAATCGTGTGCGTGCCTTGATTGGTGTTTTTGCGTCTCACAACCTAACAGGCTTTAACAGGATGGATGGAACGTCTTATCATTTTCTTTGCCAGATCATTTTGGAAATTGACAAAAAAAATCCACAGCTTGCTTCACGATTATTAACAACGATGCGCTCTTGGCGACAATTAGAACCCATTCGACAACAAAAACTTGAAGCTGCATTAAAAACGATTGCTGCTGCGCCAAAATTATCAAGTGATGTCGCTGATATCATCAACCGTCTGCTCACTTGA
- a CDS encoding uracil-DNA glycosylase, whose amino-acid sequence MLNQTFCSISYEELLSFYKESGADAVLTDFPIDRFSQSASLEKKTTQTLNISHNQQTSPKTSPTVKLDHHPLHNSGAIQNKPTAIESAKSAETLDELKSALLAFNGCSLKLTAKNTCFSDGTAGSPLMLIGEAPGREEDIQGIPFVGKAGMLLNKILASIGLTRNNVYIANTIPWRPPGNRTPTPREVALCRPFIERHIYLARPRVLIALGGIAAQLLTGSQNGIIRTRGKWHIYESEDNIKIPVMPTFHPAYLLRTPSQKKLTWIDFLEVKNRLDGLL is encoded by the coding sequence ATGTTAAATCAAACGTTTTGCTCAATTTCTTATGAAGAACTCTTAAGCTTTTATAAAGAAAGTGGTGCGGATGCTGTCCTGACAGATTTCCCTATTGATCGTTTTAGCCAATCTGCCTCCTTAGAGAAAAAAACGACACAAACGTTAAACATTTCTCATAATCAACAAACATCTCCCAAAACATCTCCCACCGTAAAATTAGATCATCATCCGCTGCATAACTCTGGGGCTATACAAAACAAACCTACAGCTATAGAGAGTGCAAAAAGCGCAGAAACACTTGATGAATTAAAGTCTGCTCTCCTTGCATTTAATGGCTGTTCATTAAAATTGACAGCAAAAAATACCTGTTTTTCAGATGGAACAGCAGGAAGCCCCCTAATGCTTATAGGCGAAGCACCAGGACGAGAAGAGGATATACAAGGAATTCCTTTTGTGGGAAAAGCAGGGATGTTGCTTAATAAAATCCTCGCATCAATTGGCTTAACAAGAAATAATGTTTACATTGCCAACACTATTCCTTGGCGTCCACCAGGAAATCGTACACCAACACCAAGAGAAGTTGCCTTGTGCCGCCCTTTTATTGAACGGCACATTTATTTAGCGCGTCCTCGTGTACTTATCGCACTGGGAGGCATTGCTGCACAGCTCCTTACGGGATCTCAAAATGGAATTATCCGAACACGAGGGAAATGGCATATTTATGAAAGTGAGGATAATATAAAAATACCTGTTATGCCAACTTTCCACCCTGCCTACCTTCTCCGAACCCCTAGTCAAAAAAAACTTACATGGATAGACTTCTTAGAAGTAAAAAATCGCCTCGATGGCCTTTTGTAA
- a CDS encoding hydroxymethylpyrimidine/phosphomethylpyrimidine kinase — protein MALIPSILIVAGTDPTGGAGIVRDIETAVYFQIKANLAITCVNVQDDNRVVEIIPMRGDLVAAQMRSALEENPIRAIKIGMTGTKEIIAAISNVLEDYPHVPVILDPVLVASSGGKLTTETIIDTMIDKLLPHVDLLTPNREELALLSQSPLASQDKQAIQQAKKLLSLGARSILVKGGHAEGPLAIDSFIDKTEVINISAPRLTGTMRGTGCTLSSAIAAHLALNEPLISAIKKAKAYIHTLLLTHCKNNL, from the coding sequence ATGGCGTTGATACCTTCCATTCTTATTGTTGCGGGCACTGATCCAACGGGAGGTGCCGGTATTGTTCGTGATATAGAAACCGCTGTATATTTTCAAATAAAAGCAAATTTAGCAATTACTTGTGTTAACGTACAAGATGATAATCGCGTTGTCGAAATCATTCCAATGCGCGGAGACCTCGTCGCTGCGCAAATGCGTTCCGCCCTAGAAGAAAATCCTATAAGGGCAATAAAAATCGGTATGACGGGGACAAAAGAAATTATAGCAGCAATCAGTAACGTACTCGAAGATTATCCCCATGTCCCAGTTATTTTAGACCCCGTACTTGTTGCTTCATCAGGAGGAAAACTAACAACAGAAACAATCATTGACACTATGATCGATAAACTGCTTCCTCATGTTGATCTTTTAACACCGAATAGAGAAGAACTTGCTCTTCTTAGCCAAAGTCCATTGGCATCTCAGGATAAGCAAGCAATACAACAAGCAAAAAAACTTTTGTCATTGGGAGCTCGCTCTATTTTAGTAAAAGGGGGACACGCAGAGGGTCCTCTTGCAATTGATAGCTTCATTGACAAAACTGAAGTCATAAATATTTCCGCGCCACGCTTAACAGGAACAATGCGAGGAACAGGTTGCACCCTTTCCAGCGCTATTGCTGCGCATTTAGCATTAAATGAACCTCTCATTTCAGCTATAAAAAAAGCAAAAGCATATATCCACACATTGCTTTTAACCCATTGTAAAAACAATTTGTAA